Below is a window of Acidobacteriota bacterium DNA.
AGCACTCTGAGCACCGAGGCTATCTTCACCGGCAAGAAGGTAGTCCTCTTCGCCGTGCCCGGCGCCTTCACCCCCACCTGCAACGACCGCCACCTTCCCGGCTTTCTCGAACAGGCGGAAGCGATTCGCAGCCGCGGTGTCGACTCCATCGTGTGCGTCGCGGTGAACGACACCTTTGTCATGGACGCCTGGGGCAAGGCCACCGAAGTCGGTGACCGCATCCTCATGCTGGCGGACGGCAACGGCGACTTCACCCGCGCCCTGGGCCTGGAGATGGACGCTAGCGCCTTCAAGATGGGCGAGCGCTCGCGGCGCTACGCTGCCATCGTCGACGATGGCAAGG
It encodes the following:
- a CDS encoding peroxiredoxin — translated: MTIQIGESIPAAELGVMTPDGPSTLSTEAIFTGKKVVLFAVPGAFTPTCNDRHLPGFLEQAEAIRSRGVDSIVCVAVNDTFVMDAWGKATEVGDRILMLADGNGDFTRALGLEMDASAFKMGERSRRYAAIVDDGKVLYLGVETGPEVRASSADAVVAELDKLQ